The window TCCTCTCGCTCAATTACACTGCGAGAGTCTCCCTAGGACTCCAGAGGCAGTAAGGGACTTTACGAAGAAATGGGCTACAGCCCCTACGGGTACAACGGGTGCGGATGGAAGGAGAATTGATGCTGTCATCCTTGGCGAAGGCTGGGAAGTCCGCCCGATGGAACCAAAGGTCGAGGGGAAATGGAGCGTGCACGAGTATCAGTACCACTTGCTAACAGCTTTATTGCCGTACTTGTTGAGAGCTCCCAAGGAAAGAAGTATCAGGATAGTCTCCCTCGTATCCCCCGCTTGGACATCCGCGATCCCATCTATGGCTGGCGTGAAGCCCCGGGACGATATCGTATATAATACTGGAAGAAGGAGTATAAGCACCCTTTTGTTGATGAAGCATTTCCAGCTTATCCTAGATACGCTTGCTGCGGTAGCTTTGGGTGCCGTCAAGCCTGTACCCGGAGCTGACGACGAGGCTGAGGTGGTCAAAAAGAGGGACGAGAGTGTAAAGAGTAACGTTATGAGCGTTAGTGTCATTATGCCTTGGGCTAGGACCGAGGTTTTGAAAGCCGCAATGGTGGAAACCCCTTTGAGCAAGATTCTGTAAGTATGTTATGCTAGCAACTTCAAGGATAACTGACTAGTATCGCAGCTGGATCTTGTTATACCCTTTCATTCTCATACTGACACCATCGTCCCAAAAGACCATCCAATCAATTTTGTTTGCCCTATCTGCCCCAGTCCGATACGAGGCTCTGGACGATACTCTCAAAGTAAAGGACCAAGGTAAAGAGGTCATTGATCCTCGTAGGAGTACAGTAGGAGGCGGGGACGTTGTCAGGGACTGTGCCGTTGTAGAGTAAGTATCACTGACAATCTCCGTTTCTGCACAGAGCTAATTAGCTGTTTAGTATACCTCCCGTCTTATGTGATCCTGCTCTGGCAAAAGCTACTTATGATGACTTGGAAAAGAGAGTGGAAGCGGGAGTGAAGAGAATGGAGAGCAAAGACAGAACTAAGCCAGAGGGCAAATAACTAGATATGTAGTAAGTAGCTAAACATGGAAATAGGACTGTAGCCACATATAACTATCATTAATGATACCCACGATTGCTTTCAGGACGCTTTCGACAGTGCGGGTTCATAGCCAACGACCACTTAATCTATATTGCTAAAATAATGATGTTACATGCTTATCATCTATACACGTCTAACCCAGGAAGTTGAAAGCGAAAAGGTGAAGAATGACAGATGCTGCGCAAAAGTCTGCAAATGCTCTTCAAGCAAGATCTCAGCTGTAACTTCTGTAACTATGGAACGCCACACATACCGTTCTTGAGAAACTTCCTTGAACTCTCCATCGCGTCCTGGAGCAACCTGCGCTCTGAAACCCGCCAAAAGAACAAATTGACCAACAGTTGATCCGAACCTGCACAGCCTGTCAGCTCATTTCTTTTCGGCATTCTCAGGAAAGGAGACTCACCCTCCGGCGAAGGCATGGAAGGGGTATACAGTGATAAGAAGCCTGTAAGCAAATTGAAGGACGCCTGATAAAAGGATGAAAAGCAAGAATGCGTCGATGAGTTTGACGCGAACTGGAGTTGTGGAAGTGTAGTTGTCGATGAGGGTGTCGAAAGATGACTGGAGGTTTTTGGAGTTGACTGCGGGCTGGGGTGTCTTTGAAGACATGGTGAGGGGGACAATCGGAAAAGGGAGGATGTTTTTGTGAGAAGGAATAAGAAGAGCTGTCGAGCAAGAATGCAAGCATGGATCGATACCGACTGCGATCTTGCGACGACAGGAATGACCGCCTGGCCATCGCGGTGGAAGTCTCCACAGTTAATTACGTTACGTACGCGTGTTTATGTAACATAAACTTAGGAAGAAGACACCGAGGGCTCGGCGATGATGGGCGTGGCTGATCTGTCGGGTCGGCAGGCGGCGGGGGTAGTCACTCCCTCGGCTTGATCAAGCTGATCTGCAGCGAACGCTTAGCCATCATCTCGGCTCACACCTTTCGGCACCACTGCTAGTAATATGACCTGTCCCCTCGGCAGTCATCTGTGTGGGCTACCTAGCATGGTATATATGTACTTCCCATAGCTCTTAGGCTTATACCACAGCATCACACGCTCCCCGAAAACAGACGTACTATTACTCATcccaacaacaacaaacaaTGAACCCAACTCAACCCAACAGCGGTCATCGACGCTGGTTCGCTCATCCTGACTTCCACTACTCCATCAGCCATCGATTCCGTTGGCCTTCCTATCCTGTTGAACGCCCTGCAGTAGCTTCCAGTGCTGCGACTGGTGCTGCGAACGCTGCCAGCGCTGGGGCTGCTGGTGTAGTTGAAGGCGCGGCGGCCAGCGGTGCTTTTGGTGCCGGAGGGGGATTTCCTCCTCGAGGGCCGTACGGAGGCTACCACCATTACTATGATGGCAGATATTCTTATGGACGACCATTTGGTAGGCGACCATTCTTAAGGCGCTTCGTCTGGGTTTGTCCATTTCCTTATTATGTGTATCGATTGCTTATGTCCTCCATAGTTTGGTCTGGGTATAGCAGCCGCGACCATTTGGCATAGACATCATGAACAAAAACGACATGGCCTTGAGAGGTTTATCACCGACCCTAAGTGCTGGTCCGGCATGCATCACCACCGCCCTGTTCCTGCTACTCCCGTCGACTCCAACGCTACTGCCACCACCACGACACCACCTTTCGACTCTAACCCCATAAATCCTTCATACCAAGGTTTTCCAACAGACGATCGTCGTCGATGGGGTTGGAGGACCTGTCGTGAGCACAAGATGGAGGAACGCAGGTTGAGGGAAGAAGCTCTCAGATCTCAAGCTCAGGCCCAGTCTGACTCTTCCAACTCTGTATCTCAGGACGCAGCCCATGTGGAGCAGAAGGAAACTGAATTTCAGAGTATCCGAGAAGCTGTAGAGAAGCTCTGGTCAGAAAAGAGAGCCGAGGCCAATGAAGCACAAAAAAGAGCAAATGACAAGGTAAGCTCGAGTTGGTTCTACATCAATCAACGTCAAGCAGTGGCTGATAGTTACTTACAGGCTAAGGAATATGCTACTGAGAGGCTCGAGAAACTCACTGCTGCTCTTGAACGTCTTCGAGTGGTAAGTCTCCCTTTATTTTTTAAAATCGTAATCGAGTGTTAAAATTACTGTGTCCGATAGTCTCTTCAAGAAGATAGCAAGCGAGGTGAAGACAAGAAGTTGGTGTGATAGATCAATTCAAATGCATTCGCATCACATCAGTACTGTAATCCTCAGACCTCCTGATCTGTATCCATTTTCAAGAACCACTTACCTATGTTACTAAAAGTGCCAGAAGCATCTTACATATTCGTTCGACTTATCTCCCTGTCCTTCATTGTAATCATCTCGCATAGTGTGGACTTCACCCCCTTTGTTTCTACTCGGCCCCGGATTGAAAGGGACCATCCCTATCCTCGAGCTAGATGATCGCGAAGCTCTAAAAAGAATCTCAGCCAGACTCCAGTGAGATCATTTGGTCAACCAAATGTTGGCGATCGAGGTTCTTCCCAATAATGTGCTCCTGACGGGTAGGTATGTACGATTGCCACCGATGTCTGTTATATATGTTTTTGCAGGTCCATCCAAGATATGGAATCTGTGGTGAAAGATGGCCGACGCCTTTGGGTGAGACAAAACTCAAAACAAAAGCAAATTGAACGGGCAAAGCTGAGTAATATGAGCATGTTTCTTGTTGAACAGCCATTCGCATATAAGAAGGTCGCCAGGGAGTAACAAGATGAAGTCTCAGTAATGACTCTGCGGAGCGCCACCGATTTTGGTTGCATGATACCATAACTTTAGCGTGTTCTTAGTGGCTGCAGAGACGCTTCTCGCTTCCCCTGTAAACGGATGCATATGCACAATTATTCAACAATTATAATAATGCTAACAAATTACACAAAATTGATTGTCCTTGCTACTCGGCCGGCCTGGCAAAGGCAACTTATAATTTAAACTTGGCAGAAAAAGATCGCTTGAAGTACTGACCGGCCATGTAGATTCCGTTACCCAAGCCAGTGTCATGGACATTTAATAAGCCGCCATATCCGCACATCTCGCTCGCGTCACCCGTACAGGGGGTGTTACACCTGCTCTCATCCCGTTTCACTGAAGTGTTGAGATAGTTACCACAGTGACACTCCTGGGCATACTCTGTACCAGCGAAAGCGTAGCCTTTGTCTTTGCAGAAGGAAACGCAAGCTTCATTGGTCATGCTGGTAGTGGATGTGTAGGAGGTACCGTTCAAGTGACGCGGCGTATAATCGGAGTAACAGCCGAGATACTGAGAAGAAATCGCAGATGCCGATGGAGCTGTTGTCACGAAACTGCTGGAGGTAGAGGATGAGATAGATGGCGAGATGAGGGAAGAAGCCGCAGAAGATGCAGAGTAGGAGTAGGTAGAAGGAGAAGCTCCAGAGACGGTATTGAGCATGGTAGAAGGCGTACCAGAAGTGGAAGAAACGGCTGAAACGAGGGTAAATTCCAAATCGGGGGCTGAAACAGTCAAGATGGCAGCGGCGTTGTCCTGAAGAGACGTTTGAATAGCAGAAGCTGTGATGCTTGAGCCGCTTGAAGCAGTGTTGTCGTCAAACTTGAAGGTTGTGAGTCGGTTGCTGCCGCCACAAGTCTGAAGCTTGTCCCCTAGTGGAAAAAGTCAGCCCATGTTTCGAGGTAACAATATAGATAGTGACCCACCACCGCAAGCCATGCTACAGCTTGATTCGTCTGCAGCGACACTACCAGCGCTGAAAGAATTTGCACAATAGCATTCAGTGCTGTATTCCGTGCTATCTCCGTAATCAGCATTAAAAAACGAAAGGGGAAAGGGATCGAAACTCAACATACCCTGAATAAATGTAACCCTCGGCTTGGCAAGTAGTCATACACAGTTGAGGTGTcattgaagaagaggtgaAAGAGTACATGCCAAGCGCCCGAGCGTTGGTAGCTTCAGTCATGCACCCGTAGGAGGTCCAGCCCGCAGGATAGGTAAAAGTAGAATACAGAGAAGGGTTGTTGAAAAGGGTGAGTGTTGATGAACCACCACAATTTTCATTACTATTCGCCGAGCAAGCCAAGTTGCAATTCTCAGACGCAAGGAGGGTCGTATTGGAGGCTCCGTTCCTCATCTCAAAATCACCTATACCATATCAGCATTAGATACTATCTGCTAGATGATGTGTGTCGTACAGTAGCACTCGTCCCTGTATTCAATTCTGGCAGAGATGATAAAGAATCAGATATATTTCGATTTGTAACAAGAATGAAAAGGCTCACCCAGCCAAAGGGTAACCGTTCGCCTCACAAAAGGAAACACAAATACCCCTGGTCATATTACTCGCGGTGAAGTGAGAACCGCTGAGAGCGCGCCCAGTCGTGCTCTCCGCAATGCATCCGACCTCGGTATAGCCATCAGGAATGACAGACTTGAAGTCGGTGAACTCAATACCTTCATCACTGTAATTGGCGTAAGTAGGTTTGGTGCCGTTTCCAATCCAAAGTGGATTGTCGCCAGGAAGCTTGTTAATAAAGTGACCGTCACCAATATCCTCGTCGACCAGAAGATTGAGAGGCTTGCaggcagaggcagaggcgGAATCGATGTAAGGGACGAAAGGAGGACAGTTCTTGAGCTCACCACCTACGCCATTGTCCTGGTTGCACTGACCGAGGGCTTCCTGCAGGACATTGCTACCATTCGCAAGCGAAGGCCAACCGTTGACGAAGTCCCCGTGCATAGAGTAACCAGTAGTGTCGCCAGTGGCGAAAACCCAAGTGACATTGCCAGCACCATTGAAAGGGAAATCCTGGACGTTGTAGATAAACTCGTAGAATAGAGACACGAGCCGAACAGGATGGGTAGAAGGACAGTCACCCCCGTCGACGCCACCACTAGGCCAAGCCATATGGGACTTGTGATCGTCAGAATCGAGGTTAACACCATCCCAACAAGAGCGGAAGAATACCTGAGCCCTCATACCGTTGGGACAGTTATGATCGAAGAAGCTGTTACGCTCAGCCCAGTCGGCGTCTCCGGAATGATCATTGTTGTAATCGAGACAAACATATGTGATAGCGGCAGAGTCTGGATCCCCATCAACGTAGTTTCGTCGAAAAGGATCGCCAGAGATCATACGGAGGCCATCAGGGAAGGCTTGGACAGTAGTTTCGCCTGGAGAATAGCGGGGCAAGTAATATGTGTTCACGTATGAGACCGGAATCATCTCGTAAGACTCATCGGTAGGGTTGTAGTAGTACAGCTGGGGAGTCCAATAATTGGATTTGTCGACAGTGATACTGCCTCCAAGTCAGACAGAATCATACAACGCGAGTAGTGTACTGACGAAGCCGTGGTACAGGTACCTTCTTGAGTAGACTGATATGTCATGGTCTTGTCGAAGTTATTGCCTCCAACGATAGCATGGACATGGCCGGAGATCTCACCAGGTGAAACAATGCTGCCGACGAGTTAATCTGACTGTCTCCCTTGCAAAACTTTGTACTCACGGATCCAATCGTGTGGTCTCAAGTATAGGGTGTGAAAGGATAAAGTAGGCGTTAACCGGTACCGTCAAGGCCGcaaggagagagaagatttgCTGGAACGACATAGTGATAGGGCAAGGTTTGTTGGCTATGGTGAGGTACAAGTGATGTATGTCAAATCAGTCAATGACGGGAGTGTCGAAGTGAAAAGAACAAGGATGCCGGTGGAAATGATTATACTAGGGAGCGTCGGATGGATACAGAGAGATTTCTTGAAAAGTGTAAATGTATATGGGCGTCAAGATCGTAACTATAATCGGtgaaaaaagaaagaaagaatgTGGAGTCGGTTTGATAGTGATTTAGTGATTGATTTAACAACCGATAAAGAAGAAAGGGGAAATTTGCGTCGAGGCCCTCTTATGTACCCACTATACTTGAGTGGATTGTATTAGTCGATTGTCAACAAcaagggagaaggaaagggagagCCTTTCAATAATATATCAGGAACCAGGACGTCCGTCTTATTTTCCGACCCCCGGAATATCAAGTGCGTAACCACTAAGGGACAGGTAAAAACAGCCATAACTGGGCCGGCAAACCGTACGTTGCTGTCTGATCCTCTCCACCTTCGGGCTCGCCTCCAAAAATTGTGGTCTGTTGTCGTTGTGTTGTTTGTTTGGGCACCTCCATCCCTATCCCTCCGTCCACCGTTCATCTGTTATTTCAATTATGATGATCCGTTTAGCTCATTAGCCTTCGGGACCAAATGGCTATTCCAGAAGATACCCCATATTAAATGCACAATATGAAGAATTAAGAGTGAAAATGCTGAATGCTGAGTGGAACATGGGATGTCGTGGCGTCGCAGTGGCTGAGGTTTGGCATGGTGGAGAGCATAAATGAATGACGCATGACGCGGAACGCGCGAACCAAAGAAGTCAAGGGCGGCAGTAGTAAAGAGTGTAAGGGGCGGCGGGTCCGTGGAATGTGAAGTGTGGAAGGTATTAAATACTACCAATAGTAAGGTAATGGCTAGAGTCGGTACTAACAACTGATGTTTTGAGCGCTGACGAGCTGGAGCCGACGTCTGAGAATTTGATCACTGATCGCTtaaagggaagaggaaaaggaaggggcaacgaagggaaaaagagggaaggaaaggTACGAATACAGATGGAAAGGGTGATTATACCAGGAACCATTGGAAACTGGACACCCGGTCAAATTCGTACTCGCAAATCGTAATAGAAACATAAATATACGTAAACATTCAGTAGCGCCAGAACGCCAGCAGACTCCAGACGGTCGCGCCGCACTCGGCGGGTATTGCAGCTAGTTATCTTGAATCTTAAACCTTAAACCTTAACATTCCGGTTTATTGATCTGAATAATGTTTGATTGTTGACGACAAATATTTATTCCAATTGCCACCCTACGTGCTGAAGATCAAATACCTAATATCTAATATCCAATATCTAATATCTTCGTGAGAGACGAAGACATCATTTCTACAAGTTACCCCACCTCCAGTCTTCCCTATCTTTATGTTTTTACTTGTAACTTTCCTTCCGATTTCCGGATAATATCCTCAGTTTCATTTATACCTACTAAATGACCAGTGCGGCCAAAATATCTGTTGATTGACGCGGTCTCATGCTCTTCCTGCTCCCAAAGGAAGAGACACCAATCGAGACGTGGGATGATCTTGCGATTGGACTCGCCTTTAGATAAGAAACTTGCATGATGTCATAACTCACATCATCCTTTGTGCTCTTAGCCGTATCATCACAAGcaatcattattattatttttgTACAGGTTTTGAATGGCCAAAGGATCGTGAGCAGCTAAGAAGAGTCACAAGCAATGACGACAATGGACATTGCACCATCATGGTATGTTCTGCAATTTGATGTATGGTGGACTTACAATTAAATTATATTTTTCTCATCTTAACAGCAACATTGCAAGTCAGTGCTCGCCGTCAAACAACAAGACCAGCAAAAACTCTCACTTCGTACATTTCAGGTACAAAATCACAAGCCTCGGCGGCACTCCGTCGCTGTAAAGCGCAATCTAAATCTGATTTAAGTCACAATTCAGATATAAGGACAATGTTAAGGATCAAAACAGGGCTCACTGTCCCTTTCCTACTGCTTGTGGCAACCATCTTCACTGGGCAAATCCATGCTACAGGCGAGGAGGATGACACCAAAGCCTTCAAACAAATCAGAAAAGAATTGGTCCAGCATCACGGGTCGGAAGACGCAGGGTCGGTCACCGACGGTAGCATTGCTTCCGCCACCATAAGTGAAAGCATAACAGCGTCACCCGTAGAAAATTCTCAAGCAGCTACTAAGGTGACATCGTCAGACCAGTCCTCTCCAAATTCCACCACTTCCAGAACGGCCTCTGCTTCTGTCACAGGCAGTGTTCCGTTTGCTTTTTCCTTCGCTTCTCTGGCAGAGCCGTCAACAAACTGCACCGGCCCCGGTGGCGGTTGCGTCGGATTTCTCTCCTCTCTATCGTCCTGTTCCGACGACTCATGTGCCTGTGACCTGTCGTACCCTGCCCAAGTATGTGCTCAGTGCCTGGCCAGCGATGAAGCCATTGATAGTTTCAACTCCTTTCTGAAGACATGTGAAGATGCAGGCTATGTGGCACCTACGTCCACAGTGCTGGTTGAGGTAAAGTATTGTGAAGAGAACAAGGAGCCAGCACCTGGTTCGGAGGCTTATTCAGGGCTCACCACTGACTCTATTCCGGCTGCTTCCAAATCTTCCATGTTGAACAACCTGGTGGCACTTGCGACTGATTCCATACCAGAGCTTTCCGCGCCGAGCAAGGTTTCTCTAGTCGGCATCACCTCATATTCTGCCATTCCCCATAGTCCCACCTCGTCATCTTCGCCCTCTGGATCTGCGCAAGTTAGCGATATGAGAACACTCACTGCAGGAGCATCTACATTATCAGGGACAATATTTACTGAAGACCGAGCTGATATTGGTGCTCTCAATTCTGCTCATGAATTCTTCAATAACAATATCCTTTTGGGCTGTTCTAATGATTGCGAAAAATGGAAACGGATAGCACAAGTGAGTGCTGGATAGATTGTTACCATATCTCATATGCTAAGGAGATACTGCCTGCTAGATCTGTGCGGAAGATAGCTGTATCTGTACGGGCGACACACTCTCCGCTGCAAGTAAATGTTCAAGCTGCATTGGCTCTCAGTCTTCCAATAGTACCGCTCAAATGAGCGCCTATGCTGGTCAGTCCTGCCATGAACCGTTATAGCGCGTACTCACCACAAAGTAGCCTTTATAAGCAATTGCACAAGCGCTTCCCCTCTATCAGGCGCATCCGGAAGCCAAACTTCTGCTGCCAGATTAACCTTCGGGGGCAAGGTTACTTCTTCTGCAGGCGCCAATCCGTTCGCCGCAGCCTCGAGCTCCAGTACCAGTGTGAACGCTGAGCAAGCTAATGATGCAGCTACCACTTTCGTTGTTGCCGGTGCCGGCCTGGGTAATGCTGACTTGCAGCCAGTTGTGGCGATCGCAATTGTGGTAATCAATATGGCTTGGCTTACAGTTGGGCGGTACGTAGTATAGAAGTAAGTAGTTGTCAACTCAATGTATTGTTGTATACTATATTATGAAAGATCAATGCATGCTATCAAGTTTTTTGTGATCAGCACTGAACAAAATCAAATATCCCTACACACTGTTTGTCTCTAGCATCTTAACTTGATATTTACTTTATATCTTCTCCGCTCCATTTACTATTCCCCCGCCAAGCTATGCAATAGCTCTCTCATCTGATCGCTCATAACACCTTTCTTCAGGTTGTCATAATCATATAGTACGATTGTTCTGGACGGTCTTTGAGTACGCGATGATATGAGCAGTGAACTTGACTCACGAATCGCTGACAGCCTTAACGTGTTGGTCCTTCAAAGACCAGATGATGTGTTGATGGCCATAGCTGGCTCTCTCCACGTTAATAGAGTGGATGCGATTGGAAATCATGAGCTGGAATTGAGTTAAGAGTCAAGCAAATGTGGCTAAAAGGAAAACGCGGCTCACCGTATCGGGATAGTTAATCGGCGCCTTATACTTGATTGACACCTCCTTGAGGATGATGCCAGTGCCCTTGGCGCGCTAGGACAGTACAGTATAAGCATTATTCCACAAGCAGCAGCCCTAAAACAACACACCAGTATATCGTCCACAGCTTTCTTTCCTAGTTTTCCGGCCCAGCTCTCACAGTACCTGATACGGGCCGACTCCACCCATCGCAGTATCTGAACATTATTCACATGTCTGTCCAAAGGATCAGCACTCTCGGGTAAGTTAAGAAGATCCTTGCACTAACTGGAAGGCATCTTGGTCACCCCAAGCTACAGGCCAGGTCAGAACCCCAGTGGTATCATGGCTCTGCTGCTTGAAGTACTCGAGAGCCTGCTCTTTCCGTCCATTACCTTCGTTCAACCAGTGTCTGTCGTCTATTTGCTCTCTCCGTCCCGGAGAACCTTGAAAAGGTGACGATGCCCCTGCATTCGTCAAAGCACTAAGGGAATATGGGGGATCTGGCACATGGGAGGTCCTATGGTCCTCGTCATGTTCCGGACCGAACGAGCCTGGGGCAATGTAGTAATGAGACGATGGATCCTGAAATTTAGCGTATATCTCCTAAATCATTGTTGAAAATCAGTCACAACTTCACAGATCTAGGATGATCGTACCTGGAGACGAGCAGCTTCATCGTCTGTGACAGCCAGAGAGGGCTTGGAATGGGCAGCCTTGTATGACATGATGCCGCATTTGACTACTCTGTTTGATATCGCAGCTCTATAGTCACGTACGCAGGAAAAGCGGCATCGAAGGGCCATTGTGGGATCGAGGTGTGCAGCGAGGTGATCTGTGCTGGAAGACTGTCAGGAGGGAAGACCCGCACGGTCGACAGCAAGACGAGGTATTATTTATATCAATTGACGCTCATTCGCCTGATGGCCTCCGGGGACAGAAATAAGTAAACGCGCAAACCATTGCGCGGACATACCCGGCCGGTCTCGTGATCATGATTATTTAGCAACACGTCGTTTAATTAAATTAGTAGTGATATATATCTACACCAGGGAGCAAACTATCAATGTTTCGACAGCTCTTCGAGTAATGAGTGAAATAAGAACGCAATATCAAGCAGGGTTTCCATGCATACACATAATAGATACCACACACGAATTTTTCAACCAAAAATAACAAGTTGCAAAGAAAGGGTATCCTTTTGATAGGAGATGCTAAAGCTCTATTTGACAGATGAATTGAAACTCAAAGCACTGGAAGAAAGTATTACATTGTTGCAGTCTAATCGAAAGTAACCTTCTGGCCCTCAGGCCTGACAATACCGCCAGTTCGGGCACCACTACATTGGAAAGTCAGCACTGGAATGCGCATGCGGATAGACAAGAGACTCACCCTCGAGGGGGACCACCGCGGCCACGACCACCGCCCCTGCCACCCCTGTCGAAACCACCTCGTCCCCTACCGCCGCCTCGGCCACCACCTCGGCCACCGAAACCACCGCCACCACGACCGCCACCGAAACCACCCCTCTCACCGTTGTCCTGCTTAGGAGGAGCGAAGTCGACCCTAATGGCACGACCAGCGATCTCGGCACCGTTCATAGCCTTGAGAGCAGCGGAGGCGTCTTCAACGGAAGAGAACTGGACGTAACCAAAACCTTTGGGGGCACCAGTGTCCCTGTCTGTTGGGAGCCTAACGCTCTGGACGTCACCGTGTTGGCCGAAGGCCTCGTAGACCTGGTCCTCGGTGAcagagaaggaaagggaacCAATCCAAAGGGTCTCAGCGGGAGGGGATTGCTTGTCGTTGAAGACCTTAGCACGCTTCTCGGCGGCCTCGTTGGGCTTTCGTTGAGTGGCGTAGTTGACACGGATCGCACGGCCGTCAATCTCAGAACCGTCCTTCTCGATCGCCTTGGCAGAGGCCTCAAGGTCGGCGAATTCCACGTAGCCGAAACCACGAGACTTTTGGGAGTCACGGTCGAAGACAACTCGGGCAGA is drawn from Cryptococcus gattii WM276 chromosome A, complete sequence and contains these coding sequences:
- a CDS encoding single-stranded DNA binding protein, putative (Similar to TIGR gene model, INSD accession AAW41016.1), producing the protein MAKSAKSAPAATVKVDKKDKKSKKEEKPAASPAPAKTAKKDVKEKKEKKSKKAKTPTPPPQSSSSESEDSEEEGSSDSESSSSEDEKPAAKTAAPVAEAKKEESSSDVSSESSSDSESESEEEPKAETKKEASEESDSASDSDSDSSEDEDEKMEETKEETKPQANGNKRKAEGESVAPAKKARADDGEEEATTNVFVGQLSWNVDNDWLKSEFESCGEVVSARVVFDRDSQKSRGFGYVEFADLEASAKAIEKDGSEIDGRAIRVNYATQRKPNEAAEKRAKVFNDKQSPPAETLWIGSLSFSVTEDQVYEAFGQHGDVQSVRLPTDRDTGAPKGFGYVQFSSVEDASAALKAMNGAEIAGRAIRVDFAPPKQDNGERGGFGGGRGGGGFGGRGGGRGGGRGRGGFDRGGRGGGRGRGGPPRGGARTGGIVRPEGQKVTFD